A stretch of the Carcharodon carcharias isolate sCarCar2 chromosome 28, sCarCar2.pri, whole genome shotgun sequence genome encodes the following:
- the LOC121270864 gene encoding protein FAM241B-like encodes MVRILANGDIVQDDDPRVRKQPERRENLNRPRQGFIHNSENTNHLYQGQANQGHSLFTDMNQRLINMGFPRWNLGNQVIEPIMSVFLILLLMMFGMRGLLLIGGLYLFSRFTQ; translated from the exons ATGGTTCGCATTCTGGCCAATGGAGACATTGTACAAGATGATGACCCTCGCGTTCGGAAGCAGCCTGAGCGGAGAGAGAATCTGAACAGACCCCGGCAG GGTTTCATCCATAACTCCGAGAATACAAACCATCTTTATCAGGGACAAGCCAATCAGGGCCACTCACTGTTTACGGATATGAATCAACGCTTGATTAACATGGGATTTCCACGATGGAATCTGGGAAATCAAGTTATTGAGCCAATAATGTCCGTCTTTCTGATCCTGTTGCTGATGATGTTTGGAATGCGTGGCCTTCTCCTGATTGGTGGCCTGTACCTCTTTTCACGATTTACTCAGTGA